One window from the genome of Larus michahellis chromosome 23, bLarMic1.1, whole genome shotgun sequence encodes:
- the KLHL26 gene encoding kelch-like protein 26 isoform X3 yields MAESGGAEFAAERPSSMADKNSTLKCTFSAPGHSTTLLQGLASLRAQAQLLDVILTINNEVFQVHKVVLAACSDYFRAMFTGGMREASQDVIELKGVSAKGLKHIIDFAYSAEVTLDLDCIQDVLGAAVFLQMVPVVELCEEFLKSAMSVETCLNIGQMATTFSLASLKESVDAFTFRHFLQISEEEDFLHLPLERLVFFLQSNKLKSCSEIDLFRAAVRWLQYDPTRRANASQVLCHIRFLLMKSSELVDSVQTLDIMVEDVLCRQYLLEAFNYQILPFRQHEMQSPRTTIRSDVLSLITFGGTPYTDNDRTVSCKVYYLPDASMRQFKELTEMEVGSSHSCVAVLDNFVYIVGGQHLQYRSGEGAVDICYRYDPHLNQWLRIQAMQESRIQFQLNVLHGMVYATGGRNRSGSLASVEKYCPKNNEWTYVCSLKRRTWGHAGATVGDKLYISGGYGISVEDKKALHCYDPAVDQWEFKTPMNEPRVLHAMVSANNRIYALGGRMDHVDRCFDVLAVEYYVPETDQWTTVSPMRAGFLRQQLMVWVFSDNLGFSERAAVVLISPTRSDGWREPMR; encoded by the exons CATGGCTGACAAGAACAGCACCCTGAAATGCACGTTCTCTGCTCCTGGCCACAGCACCACTCTACTGCAGGGACTGGCCTCGCTCCGAGCTCAGGCTCAGCTGCTTGATGTCATCCTCACTATAAATAATGAAGTGTTTCAGGTTCATAAAGTTGTCTTGGCTGCCTGCAGTGACTATTTCAG GGCGATGTTCACAGGCGGGATGAGAGAAGCCAGCCAAGATGTGATCGAACTGAAAGGTGTATCTGCAAAAGGACTGAAACACATAATAGACTTTGCGTACAGTGCTGAAGTGACTCTTGATCTTGACTGTATTCAGGatgtgctgggagctgctgtcttCCTCCAGATGGTGCCTGTCGTGGAGCTCTGTGAAGAATTTCTGAAGTCCGCCATGAGCGTAGAAACGTGTCTCAATATCGGGCAGATGGCCACCACCTTTAGCCTCGCATCCTTGAAGGAATCAGTAGATGCATTCACTTTTAGGCATTTCCTCCAGATCTCCGAGGAAGAGGATTTCCTCCACCTGCCACTGGAGCGCCTCGTTTTCTTCTTGCAGAGCAATAAGCTGAAAAGCTGCAGTGAAATAGACCTCTTCCGTGCTGCCGTCCGCTGGCTGCAGTATGACCCAACGCGCCGTGCCAATGCCAGCCAGGTGCTCTGCCACATCCGCTTCCTGCTGATGAAGTCCTCGGAGCTGGTGGACAGCGTCCAGACCTTGGACATCATGGTGGAAGACGTCTTGTGCCGGCAGTATTTGCTGGAAGCCTTCAATTACCAGATCCTGCCCTTCCGTCAGCACGAGATGCAGTCCCCTCGGACCACCATTCGCTCGGATGTCCTGTCCCTCATCACCTTTGGTGGCACTCCCTACACCGATAACGACCGCACGGTGAGCTGCAAAGTCTACTACCTGCCAGATGCCAGCATGCGCCAGTTTAAGGAGCTGACGGAAATGGAGGTGGGCAGCAGCCACTCCTGCGTGGCCGTGCTCGACAACTTCGTCTACATTGTAGGCGGGCAGCACCTGCAGTACCGGAGCGGCGAGGGAGCTGTGGATATCTGCTACCGTTACGATCCGCACCTCAACCAGTGGCTACGCATCCAGGCCATGCAGGAGAGCAGGATCCAGTTCCAACTCAACGTCCTCCACGGCATGGTGTATGCCACCGGTGGGAGGAACCGGTCGGGGAGCTTGGCCTCGGTAGAGAAGTATTGCCCCAAAAATAACGAGTGGACTTACGTGTGCTCCCTGAAACGCAGGACGTGGGGGCACGCTGGAGCCACGGTAGGAGACAAATTGTACATATCAGGTGGGTATGGCATTTCAGTAGAAGACAAAAAAGCCCTGCATTGTTACGACCCCGCCGTGGATCAGTGGGAGTTTAAAACCCCAATGAACGAACCCAGAGTTTTGCATGCCATGGTCAGTGCAAATAATAGGATTTACGCTCTGGGTGGCCGCATGGACCACGTTGACCGTTGTTTTGATGTTTTGGCTGTGGAATATTACGTGCCTGAAACAGACCAGTGGACAACGGTGAGCCCGATGCGTGCAG GATTTCTGCGGCAGCAGTTGATGGTTTGGGTGTTCTCTGATAACCTGGGTTTTTCTGAACGTGCAGCCGTAGTGCTCATAAGCCCCACCAGGTCAGATGGCTGGAGAGAACCCATGCGATGA
- the KLHL26 gene encoding kelch-like protein 26 isoform X6, with translation MAESGGAEFAAERPSRAMFTGGMREASQDVIELKGVSAKGLKHIIDFAYSAEVTLDLDCIQDVLGAAVFLQMVPVVELCEEFLKSAMSVETCLNIGQMATTFSLASLKESVDAFTFRHFLQISEEEDFLHLPLERLVFFLQSNKLKSCSEIDLFRAAVRWLQYDPTRRANASQVLCHIRFLLMKSSELVDSVQTLDIMVEDVLCRQYLLEAFNYQILPFRQHEMQSPRTTIRSDVLSLITFGGTPYTDNDRTVSCKVYYLPDASMRQFKELTEMEVGSSHSCVAVLDNFVYIVGGQHLQYRSGEGAVDICYRYDPHLNQWLRIQAMQESRIQFQLNVLHGMVYATGGRNRSGSLASVEKYCPKNNEWTYVCSLKRRTWGHAGATVGDKLYISGGYGISVEDKKALHCYDPAVDQWEFKTPMNEPRVLHAMVSANNRIYALGGRMDHVDRCFDVLAVEYYVPETDQWTTVSPMRAGFLRQQLMVWVFSDNLGFSERAAVVLISPTRSDGWREPMR, from the exons GGCGATGTTCACAGGCGGGATGAGAGAAGCCAGCCAAGATGTGATCGAACTGAAAGGTGTATCTGCAAAAGGACTGAAACACATAATAGACTTTGCGTACAGTGCTGAAGTGACTCTTGATCTTGACTGTATTCAGGatgtgctgggagctgctgtcttCCTCCAGATGGTGCCTGTCGTGGAGCTCTGTGAAGAATTTCTGAAGTCCGCCATGAGCGTAGAAACGTGTCTCAATATCGGGCAGATGGCCACCACCTTTAGCCTCGCATCCTTGAAGGAATCAGTAGATGCATTCACTTTTAGGCATTTCCTCCAGATCTCCGAGGAAGAGGATTTCCTCCACCTGCCACTGGAGCGCCTCGTTTTCTTCTTGCAGAGCAATAAGCTGAAAAGCTGCAGTGAAATAGACCTCTTCCGTGCTGCCGTCCGCTGGCTGCAGTATGACCCAACGCGCCGTGCCAATGCCAGCCAGGTGCTCTGCCACATCCGCTTCCTGCTGATGAAGTCCTCGGAGCTGGTGGACAGCGTCCAGACCTTGGACATCATGGTGGAAGACGTCTTGTGCCGGCAGTATTTGCTGGAAGCCTTCAATTACCAGATCCTGCCCTTCCGTCAGCACGAGATGCAGTCCCCTCGGACCACCATTCGCTCGGATGTCCTGTCCCTCATCACCTTTGGTGGCACTCCCTACACCGATAACGACCGCACGGTGAGCTGCAAAGTCTACTACCTGCCAGATGCCAGCATGCGCCAGTTTAAGGAGCTGACGGAAATGGAGGTGGGCAGCAGCCACTCCTGCGTGGCCGTGCTCGACAACTTCGTCTACATTGTAGGCGGGCAGCACCTGCAGTACCGGAGCGGCGAGGGAGCTGTGGATATCTGCTACCGTTACGATCCGCACCTCAACCAGTGGCTACGCATCCAGGCCATGCAGGAGAGCAGGATCCAGTTCCAACTCAACGTCCTCCACGGCATGGTGTATGCCACCGGTGGGAGGAACCGGTCGGGGAGCTTGGCCTCGGTAGAGAAGTATTGCCCCAAAAATAACGAGTGGACTTACGTGTGCTCCCTGAAACGCAGGACGTGGGGGCACGCTGGAGCCACGGTAGGAGACAAATTGTACATATCAGGTGGGTATGGCATTTCAGTAGAAGACAAAAAAGCCCTGCATTGTTACGACCCCGCCGTGGATCAGTGGGAGTTTAAAACCCCAATGAACGAACCCAGAGTTTTGCATGCCATGGTCAGTGCAAATAATAGGATTTACGCTCTGGGTGGCCGCATGGACCACGTTGACCGTTGTTTTGATGTTTTGGCTGTGGAATATTACGTGCCTGAAACAGACCAGTGGACAACGGTGAGCCCGATGCGTGCAG GATTTCTGCGGCAGCAGTTGATGGTTTGGGTGTTCTCTGATAACCTGGGTTTTTCTGAACGTGCAGCCGTAGTGCTCATAAGCCCCACCAGGTCAGATGGCTGGAGAGAACCCATGCGATGA
- the KLHL26 gene encoding kelch-like protein 26 isoform X1, which yields MAESGGAEFAAERPSSMADKNSTLKCTFSAPGHSTTLLQGLASLRAQAQLLDVILTINNEVFQVHKVVLAACSDYFRAMFTGGMREASQDVIELKGVSAKGLKHIIDFAYSAEVTLDLDCIQDVLGAAVFLQMVPVVELCEEFLKSAMSVETCLNIGQMATTFSLASLKESVDAFTFRHFLQISEEEDFLHLPLERLVFFLQSNKLKSCSEIDLFRAAVRWLQYDPTRRANASQVLCHIRFLLMKSSELVDSVQTLDIMVEDVLCRQYLLEAFNYQILPFRQHEMQSPRTTIRSDVLSLITFGGTPYTDNDRTVSCKVYYLPDASMRQFKELTEMEVGSSHSCVAVLDNFVYIVGGQHLQYRSGEGAVDICYRYDPHLNQWLRIQAMQESRIQFQLNVLHGMVYATGGRNRSGSLASVEKYCPKNNEWTYVCSLKRRTWGHAGATVGDKLYISGGYGISVEDKKALHCYDPAVDQWEFKTPMNEPRVLHAMVSANNRIYALGGRMDHVDRCFDVLAVEYYVPETDQWTTVSPMRAGQSEAGCCLLEKKIYIVGGYNWHLNNVTSIVQVYNTETDEWERDLHFPESFAGIACAPVILPQDFCGSS from the exons CATGGCTGACAAGAACAGCACCCTGAAATGCACGTTCTCTGCTCCTGGCCACAGCACCACTCTACTGCAGGGACTGGCCTCGCTCCGAGCTCAGGCTCAGCTGCTTGATGTCATCCTCACTATAAATAATGAAGTGTTTCAGGTTCATAAAGTTGTCTTGGCTGCCTGCAGTGACTATTTCAG GGCGATGTTCACAGGCGGGATGAGAGAAGCCAGCCAAGATGTGATCGAACTGAAAGGTGTATCTGCAAAAGGACTGAAACACATAATAGACTTTGCGTACAGTGCTGAAGTGACTCTTGATCTTGACTGTATTCAGGatgtgctgggagctgctgtcttCCTCCAGATGGTGCCTGTCGTGGAGCTCTGTGAAGAATTTCTGAAGTCCGCCATGAGCGTAGAAACGTGTCTCAATATCGGGCAGATGGCCACCACCTTTAGCCTCGCATCCTTGAAGGAATCAGTAGATGCATTCACTTTTAGGCATTTCCTCCAGATCTCCGAGGAAGAGGATTTCCTCCACCTGCCACTGGAGCGCCTCGTTTTCTTCTTGCAGAGCAATAAGCTGAAAAGCTGCAGTGAAATAGACCTCTTCCGTGCTGCCGTCCGCTGGCTGCAGTATGACCCAACGCGCCGTGCCAATGCCAGCCAGGTGCTCTGCCACATCCGCTTCCTGCTGATGAAGTCCTCGGAGCTGGTGGACAGCGTCCAGACCTTGGACATCATGGTGGAAGACGTCTTGTGCCGGCAGTATTTGCTGGAAGCCTTCAATTACCAGATCCTGCCCTTCCGTCAGCACGAGATGCAGTCCCCTCGGACCACCATTCGCTCGGATGTCCTGTCCCTCATCACCTTTGGTGGCACTCCCTACACCGATAACGACCGCACGGTGAGCTGCAAAGTCTACTACCTGCCAGATGCCAGCATGCGCCAGTTTAAGGAGCTGACGGAAATGGAGGTGGGCAGCAGCCACTCCTGCGTGGCCGTGCTCGACAACTTCGTCTACATTGTAGGCGGGCAGCACCTGCAGTACCGGAGCGGCGAGGGAGCTGTGGATATCTGCTACCGTTACGATCCGCACCTCAACCAGTGGCTACGCATCCAGGCCATGCAGGAGAGCAGGATCCAGTTCCAACTCAACGTCCTCCACGGCATGGTGTATGCCACCGGTGGGAGGAACCGGTCGGGGAGCTTGGCCTCGGTAGAGAAGTATTGCCCCAAAAATAACGAGTGGACTTACGTGTGCTCCCTGAAACGCAGGACGTGGGGGCACGCTGGAGCCACGGTAGGAGACAAATTGTACATATCAGGTGGGTATGGCATTTCAGTAGAAGACAAAAAAGCCCTGCATTGTTACGACCCCGCCGTGGATCAGTGGGAGTTTAAAACCCCAATGAACGAACCCAGAGTTTTGCATGCCATGGTCAGTGCAAATAATAGGATTTACGCTCTGGGTGGCCGCATGGACCACGTTGACCGTTGTTTTGATGTTTTGGCTGTGGAATATTACGTGCCTGAAACAGACCAGTGGACAACGGTGAGCCCGATGCGTGCAGGTCAGTCGGAAGCTGGCTGTTGTTtactagaaaaaaagatttatatagTAGGAGGGTACAACTGGCATCTGAACAATGTTACAAGCATTGTGCAGGTGTATAACACAGAAACTGATGAATGGGAAAGGGACCTACATTTTCCAGAATCTTTTGCTGGGATAGCATGCGCTCCCGTTATACTGCCGCAG GATTTCTGCGGCAGCAGTTGA
- the KLHL26 gene encoding kelch-like protein 26 isoform X4 codes for MAESGGAEFAAERPSRAMFTGGMREASQDVIELKGVSAKGLKHIIDFAYSAEVTLDLDCIQDVLGAAVFLQMVPVVELCEEFLKSAMSVETCLNIGQMATTFSLASLKESVDAFTFRHFLQISEEEDFLHLPLERLVFFLQSNKLKSCSEIDLFRAAVRWLQYDPTRRANASQVLCHIRFLLMKSSELVDSVQTLDIMVEDVLCRQYLLEAFNYQILPFRQHEMQSPRTTIRSDVLSLITFGGTPYTDNDRTVSCKVYYLPDASMRQFKELTEMEVGSSHSCVAVLDNFVYIVGGQHLQYRSGEGAVDICYRYDPHLNQWLRIQAMQESRIQFQLNVLHGMVYATGGRNRSGSLASVEKYCPKNNEWTYVCSLKRRTWGHAGATVGDKLYISGGYGISVEDKKALHCYDPAVDQWEFKTPMNEPRVLHAMVSANNRIYALGGRMDHVDRCFDVLAVEYYVPETDQWTTVSPMRAGQSEAGCCLLEKKIYIVGGYNWHLNNVTSIVQVYNTETDEWERDLHFPESFAGIACAPVILPQDFCGSS; via the exons GGCGATGTTCACAGGCGGGATGAGAGAAGCCAGCCAAGATGTGATCGAACTGAAAGGTGTATCTGCAAAAGGACTGAAACACATAATAGACTTTGCGTACAGTGCTGAAGTGACTCTTGATCTTGACTGTATTCAGGatgtgctgggagctgctgtcttCCTCCAGATGGTGCCTGTCGTGGAGCTCTGTGAAGAATTTCTGAAGTCCGCCATGAGCGTAGAAACGTGTCTCAATATCGGGCAGATGGCCACCACCTTTAGCCTCGCATCCTTGAAGGAATCAGTAGATGCATTCACTTTTAGGCATTTCCTCCAGATCTCCGAGGAAGAGGATTTCCTCCACCTGCCACTGGAGCGCCTCGTTTTCTTCTTGCAGAGCAATAAGCTGAAAAGCTGCAGTGAAATAGACCTCTTCCGTGCTGCCGTCCGCTGGCTGCAGTATGACCCAACGCGCCGTGCCAATGCCAGCCAGGTGCTCTGCCACATCCGCTTCCTGCTGATGAAGTCCTCGGAGCTGGTGGACAGCGTCCAGACCTTGGACATCATGGTGGAAGACGTCTTGTGCCGGCAGTATTTGCTGGAAGCCTTCAATTACCAGATCCTGCCCTTCCGTCAGCACGAGATGCAGTCCCCTCGGACCACCATTCGCTCGGATGTCCTGTCCCTCATCACCTTTGGTGGCACTCCCTACACCGATAACGACCGCACGGTGAGCTGCAAAGTCTACTACCTGCCAGATGCCAGCATGCGCCAGTTTAAGGAGCTGACGGAAATGGAGGTGGGCAGCAGCCACTCCTGCGTGGCCGTGCTCGACAACTTCGTCTACATTGTAGGCGGGCAGCACCTGCAGTACCGGAGCGGCGAGGGAGCTGTGGATATCTGCTACCGTTACGATCCGCACCTCAACCAGTGGCTACGCATCCAGGCCATGCAGGAGAGCAGGATCCAGTTCCAACTCAACGTCCTCCACGGCATGGTGTATGCCACCGGTGGGAGGAACCGGTCGGGGAGCTTGGCCTCGGTAGAGAAGTATTGCCCCAAAAATAACGAGTGGACTTACGTGTGCTCCCTGAAACGCAGGACGTGGGGGCACGCTGGAGCCACGGTAGGAGACAAATTGTACATATCAGGTGGGTATGGCATTTCAGTAGAAGACAAAAAAGCCCTGCATTGTTACGACCCCGCCGTGGATCAGTGGGAGTTTAAAACCCCAATGAACGAACCCAGAGTTTTGCATGCCATGGTCAGTGCAAATAATAGGATTTACGCTCTGGGTGGCCGCATGGACCACGTTGACCGTTGTTTTGATGTTTTGGCTGTGGAATATTACGTGCCTGAAACAGACCAGTGGACAACGGTGAGCCCGATGCGTGCAGGTCAGTCGGAAGCTGGCTGTTGTTtactagaaaaaaagatttatatagTAGGAGGGTACAACTGGCATCTGAACAATGTTACAAGCATTGTGCAGGTGTATAACACAGAAACTGATGAATGGGAAAGGGACCTACATTTTCCAGAATCTTTTGCTGGGATAGCATGCGCTCCCGTTATACTGCCGCAG GATTTCTGCGGCAGCAGTTGA
- the KLHL26 gene encoding kelch-like protein 26 isoform X2 — translation MAESGGAEFAAERPSSMADKNSTLKCTFSAPGHSTTLLQGLASLRAQAQLLDVILTINNEVFQVHKVVLAACSDYFRAMFTGGMREASQDVIELKGVSAKGLKHIIDFAYSAEVTLDLDCIQDVLGAAVFLQMVPVVELCEEFLKSAMSVETCLNIGQMATTFSLASLKESVDAFTFRHFLQISEEEDFLHLPLERLVFFLQSNKLKSCSEIDLFRAAVRWLQYDPTRRANASQVLCHIRFLLMKSSELVDSVQTLDIMVEDVLCRQYLLEAFNYQILPFRQHEMQSPRTTIRSDVLSLITFGGTPYTDNDRTVSCKVYYLPDASMRQFKELTEMEVGSSHSCVAVLDNFVYIVGGQHLQYRSGEGAVDICYRYDPHLNQWLRIQAMQESRIQFQLNVLHGMVYATGGRNRSGSLASVEKYCPKNNEWTYVCSLKRRTWGHAGATVGDKLYISGGYGISVEDKKALHCYDPAVDQWEFKTPMNEPRVLHAMVSANNRIYALGGRMDHVDRCFDVLAVEYYVPETDQWTTVSPMRAGQSEAGCCLLEKKIYIVGGYNWHLNNVTSIVQVYNTETDEWERDLHFPESFAGIACAPVILPQVTTQR, via the exons CATGGCTGACAAGAACAGCACCCTGAAATGCACGTTCTCTGCTCCTGGCCACAGCACCACTCTACTGCAGGGACTGGCCTCGCTCCGAGCTCAGGCTCAGCTGCTTGATGTCATCCTCACTATAAATAATGAAGTGTTTCAGGTTCATAAAGTTGTCTTGGCTGCCTGCAGTGACTATTTCAG GGCGATGTTCACAGGCGGGATGAGAGAAGCCAGCCAAGATGTGATCGAACTGAAAGGTGTATCTGCAAAAGGACTGAAACACATAATAGACTTTGCGTACAGTGCTGAAGTGACTCTTGATCTTGACTGTATTCAGGatgtgctgggagctgctgtcttCCTCCAGATGGTGCCTGTCGTGGAGCTCTGTGAAGAATTTCTGAAGTCCGCCATGAGCGTAGAAACGTGTCTCAATATCGGGCAGATGGCCACCACCTTTAGCCTCGCATCCTTGAAGGAATCAGTAGATGCATTCACTTTTAGGCATTTCCTCCAGATCTCCGAGGAAGAGGATTTCCTCCACCTGCCACTGGAGCGCCTCGTTTTCTTCTTGCAGAGCAATAAGCTGAAAAGCTGCAGTGAAATAGACCTCTTCCGTGCTGCCGTCCGCTGGCTGCAGTATGACCCAACGCGCCGTGCCAATGCCAGCCAGGTGCTCTGCCACATCCGCTTCCTGCTGATGAAGTCCTCGGAGCTGGTGGACAGCGTCCAGACCTTGGACATCATGGTGGAAGACGTCTTGTGCCGGCAGTATTTGCTGGAAGCCTTCAATTACCAGATCCTGCCCTTCCGTCAGCACGAGATGCAGTCCCCTCGGACCACCATTCGCTCGGATGTCCTGTCCCTCATCACCTTTGGTGGCACTCCCTACACCGATAACGACCGCACGGTGAGCTGCAAAGTCTACTACCTGCCAGATGCCAGCATGCGCCAGTTTAAGGAGCTGACGGAAATGGAGGTGGGCAGCAGCCACTCCTGCGTGGCCGTGCTCGACAACTTCGTCTACATTGTAGGCGGGCAGCACCTGCAGTACCGGAGCGGCGAGGGAGCTGTGGATATCTGCTACCGTTACGATCCGCACCTCAACCAGTGGCTACGCATCCAGGCCATGCAGGAGAGCAGGATCCAGTTCCAACTCAACGTCCTCCACGGCATGGTGTATGCCACCGGTGGGAGGAACCGGTCGGGGAGCTTGGCCTCGGTAGAGAAGTATTGCCCCAAAAATAACGAGTGGACTTACGTGTGCTCCCTGAAACGCAGGACGTGGGGGCACGCTGGAGCCACGGTAGGAGACAAATTGTACATATCAGGTGGGTATGGCATTTCAGTAGAAGACAAAAAAGCCCTGCATTGTTACGACCCCGCCGTGGATCAGTGGGAGTTTAAAACCCCAATGAACGAACCCAGAGTTTTGCATGCCATGGTCAGTGCAAATAATAGGATTTACGCTCTGGGTGGCCGCATGGACCACGTTGACCGTTGTTTTGATGTTTTGGCTGTGGAATATTACGTGCCTGAAACAGACCAGTGGACAACGGTGAGCCCGATGCGTGCAGGTCAGTCGGAAGCTGGCTGTTGTTtactagaaaaaaagatttatatagTAGGAGGGTACAACTGGCATCTGAACAATGTTACAAGCATTGTGCAGGTGTATAACACAGAAACTGATGAATGGGAAAGGGACCTACATTTTCCAGAATCTTTTGCTGGGATAGCATGCGCTCCCGTTATACTGCCGCAGGTAACGACCCAGAGATAA
- the KLHL26 gene encoding kelch-like protein 26 isoform X5, giving the protein MAESGGAEFAAERPSRAMFTGGMREASQDVIELKGVSAKGLKHIIDFAYSAEVTLDLDCIQDVLGAAVFLQMVPVVELCEEFLKSAMSVETCLNIGQMATTFSLASLKESVDAFTFRHFLQISEEEDFLHLPLERLVFFLQSNKLKSCSEIDLFRAAVRWLQYDPTRRANASQVLCHIRFLLMKSSELVDSVQTLDIMVEDVLCRQYLLEAFNYQILPFRQHEMQSPRTTIRSDVLSLITFGGTPYTDNDRTVSCKVYYLPDASMRQFKELTEMEVGSSHSCVAVLDNFVYIVGGQHLQYRSGEGAVDICYRYDPHLNQWLRIQAMQESRIQFQLNVLHGMVYATGGRNRSGSLASVEKYCPKNNEWTYVCSLKRRTWGHAGATVGDKLYISGGYGISVEDKKALHCYDPAVDQWEFKTPMNEPRVLHAMVSANNRIYALGGRMDHVDRCFDVLAVEYYVPETDQWTTVSPMRAGQSEAGCCLLEKKIYIVGGYNWHLNNVTSIVQVYNTETDEWERDLHFPESFAGIACAPVILPQVTTQR; this is encoded by the coding sequence GGCGATGTTCACAGGCGGGATGAGAGAAGCCAGCCAAGATGTGATCGAACTGAAAGGTGTATCTGCAAAAGGACTGAAACACATAATAGACTTTGCGTACAGTGCTGAAGTGACTCTTGATCTTGACTGTATTCAGGatgtgctgggagctgctgtcttCCTCCAGATGGTGCCTGTCGTGGAGCTCTGTGAAGAATTTCTGAAGTCCGCCATGAGCGTAGAAACGTGTCTCAATATCGGGCAGATGGCCACCACCTTTAGCCTCGCATCCTTGAAGGAATCAGTAGATGCATTCACTTTTAGGCATTTCCTCCAGATCTCCGAGGAAGAGGATTTCCTCCACCTGCCACTGGAGCGCCTCGTTTTCTTCTTGCAGAGCAATAAGCTGAAAAGCTGCAGTGAAATAGACCTCTTCCGTGCTGCCGTCCGCTGGCTGCAGTATGACCCAACGCGCCGTGCCAATGCCAGCCAGGTGCTCTGCCACATCCGCTTCCTGCTGATGAAGTCCTCGGAGCTGGTGGACAGCGTCCAGACCTTGGACATCATGGTGGAAGACGTCTTGTGCCGGCAGTATTTGCTGGAAGCCTTCAATTACCAGATCCTGCCCTTCCGTCAGCACGAGATGCAGTCCCCTCGGACCACCATTCGCTCGGATGTCCTGTCCCTCATCACCTTTGGTGGCACTCCCTACACCGATAACGACCGCACGGTGAGCTGCAAAGTCTACTACCTGCCAGATGCCAGCATGCGCCAGTTTAAGGAGCTGACGGAAATGGAGGTGGGCAGCAGCCACTCCTGCGTGGCCGTGCTCGACAACTTCGTCTACATTGTAGGCGGGCAGCACCTGCAGTACCGGAGCGGCGAGGGAGCTGTGGATATCTGCTACCGTTACGATCCGCACCTCAACCAGTGGCTACGCATCCAGGCCATGCAGGAGAGCAGGATCCAGTTCCAACTCAACGTCCTCCACGGCATGGTGTATGCCACCGGTGGGAGGAACCGGTCGGGGAGCTTGGCCTCGGTAGAGAAGTATTGCCCCAAAAATAACGAGTGGACTTACGTGTGCTCCCTGAAACGCAGGACGTGGGGGCACGCTGGAGCCACGGTAGGAGACAAATTGTACATATCAGGTGGGTATGGCATTTCAGTAGAAGACAAAAAAGCCCTGCATTGTTACGACCCCGCCGTGGATCAGTGGGAGTTTAAAACCCCAATGAACGAACCCAGAGTTTTGCATGCCATGGTCAGTGCAAATAATAGGATTTACGCTCTGGGTGGCCGCATGGACCACGTTGACCGTTGTTTTGATGTTTTGGCTGTGGAATATTACGTGCCTGAAACAGACCAGTGGACAACGGTGAGCCCGATGCGTGCAGGTCAGTCGGAAGCTGGCTGTTGTTtactagaaaaaaagatttatatagTAGGAGGGTACAACTGGCATCTGAACAATGTTACAAGCATTGTGCAGGTGTATAACACAGAAACTGATGAATGGGAAAGGGACCTACATTTTCCAGAATCTTTTGCTGGGATAGCATGCGCTCCCGTTATACTGCCGCAGGTAACGACCCAGAGATAA